A window of the Lactuca sativa cultivar Salinas chromosome 5, Lsat_Salinas_v11, whole genome shotgun sequence genome harbors these coding sequences:
- the LOC111897952 gene encoding homogentisate phytyltransferase 1, chloroplastic-like yields the protein MKSMLIGSALKSSSSSSLRPPFLATAVASCDHERVKVSRIQVRKTTFGHSNSIFGRMNHQQSRKHNDPESDNKYFTEVHRHQRQIKKVLAVDASKGFVLRPQIDGKSLGTTLEVIYRYSKVYTLQGTVLSIVSISLLAIQKLSDFTPLFFVGLLQAVIGGALANLYVASINQLSDVDIDKINKPHLPLASGELSIETGTRLTFLYAILGFCLGWSIKSWPLKLGLFLWYAVGTAYSVHLPLLRWKRDPALAAMSVWSLQGAIIPILFNLHAQTLIHGRPLLVSKHVIFVSGIMSIYAVVAALFKDIPDVEGDKINGVNSLASKVGTKPVFWLCIGLLEMAYGMAILIGLLSTGFWTRLMMVIGHSILGFILWREANLVDLKNNEAIESFYLFIWKLYGVEYLLVPFLRF from the exons ATGAAATCAATGCTTATTGGATCAGCCTTAAAGtcgtcatcatcttcttctttacGACCTCCATTTTTGGCGACTGCAGTTGCTTCTT GTGATCATGAAAGAGTAAAAGTTTCAAGGATTCAAGTGAGGAAAACCACATTTGGGCATTCTAATAGCATATTTGGTAGAATGAATCATCAACAAAGTCGCAAACATAACGATCCTGAAAGTGACAACAAGTATTTTACAGAAGTTCATAGACATCAAAGACAAATAAAAAAAGTTCTTGCAGTTGATGCCTCTAAAGGTTTTGTTCTTCGTCCTCAAATCGATGGCAAGTCACTTGGAACTACATTGGAAGTTATTTACAGATATTCAAAAGTTTACACACTTCAAGGAACC GTATTGTCCATCGTCTCCATTTCTTTGCTTGCCATCCAGAAGCTTTCAGATTTTACTCCATTATTTTTCGTTGGGCTTTTGCAG GCAGTCATCGGTGGCGCTTTGGCCAACTTGTATGTTGCGAGCATAAATCAGTTATCAGATGTCGACATCGACAAAATTAACAAGCCACATTTGCCCTTGGCATCAGGCGAGCTTTCCATTGAAACGGGAACCCGACTCACCTTTCTGTATGCTATTTTG GGTTTTTGCCTCGGATGGAGTATCAAATCTTGGCCGTTAAAGTTAGGTCTCTTCTTATGGTATGCCGTAGGAACGGCCTATTCAGTTCAC CTACCATTACTACGATGGAAGAGGGATCCTGCACTTGCGGCAATGAGCGTTTGGTCACTGCAAGGAGCGATCATTCCTATTTTGTTCAACCTCCATGCACAG ACATTGATACATGGAAGGCCGCTCTTAGTTTCTAAGCATGTTATTTTTGTATCTGGAATCATGAGCATCTATGCAGTAGTTGCCGCACTATTTAAG GACATCCCTGACGTTGAGGGAGATAAGATAAATGGAGTTAACTCGTTGGCATCGAAAGTCGGGACTAAACCC GTATTTTGGCTATGTATAGGGCTCCTTGAGATGGCATATGGTATGGCTATATTAATCGGGTTGTTATCAACCGGTTTTTGGACTCGATTGATGATG GTGATCGGTCATAGCATTCTTGGTTTTATACTTTGGAGAGAAGCAAACTTGGTTGATCTGAAAAACAATGAGGCCATTGAATCATTCTACTTGTTTATTTGGAAG TTATATGGTGTGGAGTATTTGTTGGTGCCCTTTTTAAGATTTTGA